The Actinomycetota bacterium genome includes a window with the following:
- the phoU gene encoding phosphate signaling complex protein PhoU produces MAAEGRPLFRHLLAELENDIQAMAAAAERLFEKAVGALDGHDPAVYRAVIAGDDEVDAFYLRIEQRVTDLFALQSPIVASDLRLLTALLHINGHLERVADQAVNIAKIGAAAQRLPRSPGVLEQLDEMASLALRMLEAAMDAFARRDAELSRRLPPMDEPIDELNRGMLKDVLAAAGNEDLLRWCVSMHMVSRQIERVGDHAVDIGEQVAYLVTGEFQEFTDASHPEIEHPELAAGVE; encoded by the coding sequence ATGGCGGCAGAGGGCCGGCCACTCTTCCGTCACCTGCTTGCGGAGCTTGAGAACGACATCCAGGCGATGGCCGCCGCGGCCGAGCGCCTGTTCGAGAAAGCGGTTGGCGCCCTCGATGGCCACGACCCGGCGGTCTACAGGGCCGTCATCGCGGGCGACGACGAGGTGGACGCCTTCTACCTGCGCATCGAGCAGCGCGTCACCGACCTCTTCGCCCTGCAGAGCCCCATCGTGGCCTCGGACCTCCGCCTGCTGACCGCCCTGCTCCATATCAACGGCCATCTCGAGCGGGTCGCCGATCAGGCGGTGAACATCGCCAAGATCGGGGCCGCGGCCCAGCGCCTCCCGCGCTCGCCCGGGGTCCTGGAGCAACTCGACGAGATGGCCAGCCTCGCCCTCCGCATGCTCGAGGCGGCCATGGATGCCTTCGCCCGGCGGGACGCCGAGTTGAGCCGCCGGCTACCGCCAATGGACGAACCGATCGACGAGCTCAACCGGGGGATGCTGAAGGACGTGCTGGCGGCCGCCGGGAACGAGGACCTCCTCCGGTGGTGCGTGTCCATGCACATGGTGTCCCGCCAGATCGAGCGGGTGGGCGACCACGCCGTGGACATCGGCGAGCAGGTCGCCTACCTGGTCACCGGCGAGTTCCAGGAGTTCACCGACGCCTCCCACCCCGAGATCGAGCATCCCGAGCTGGCCGCCGGAGTGGAGTGA